The following proteins are encoded in a genomic region of Limosilactobacillus reuteri subsp. reuteri:
- a CDS encoding beta-ketoacyl-ACP synthase III: MQNLRITSTASYHPPLNITNQQLSTIMDTSDEWIKTRTGIHQRYISNIENTSDLALNVGNQLLTNANLKTTELDLIIIATMSPDAYTPSTAAIVQGELGAKNAIAFDISAACTGFIYAMNTAELMLKSSNWQNAMVIGAEVLSKLIDWKDRSTAVLFGDGAGGVLLQKTTTATPLILGRDLHTFGDLGDKIVAGKTTPKAGFPKQLTSLSPFAMAGRDVYRFATHEVPRSIASAVQQANLKLDDIDYFLLHQANERIINQIAKRLGQPITKFPMNISEYGNTGAASEPILLTQAVAHELVKPGNIIAMSGFGGGLSTGTIILNY, encoded by the coding sequence TTGCAAAATTTAAGAATTACTAGTACTGCGAGTTATCATCCACCACTTAATATTACTAACCAGCAATTATCAACTATTATGGATACTTCAGATGAGTGGATTAAAACGCGGACTGGAATTCATCAACGTTATATCAGCAATATTGAAAATACTTCAGACTTGGCTCTTAATGTTGGTAACCAGTTATTGACTAATGCCAATTTGAAGACAACTGAACTTGATTTAATTATTATTGCAACGATGTCTCCTGATGCCTATACGCCGTCAACTGCTGCCATTGTTCAAGGAGAATTAGGGGCGAAAAATGCAATTGCGTTTGATATTTCAGCAGCTTGTACTGGTTTTATCTATGCCATGAATACAGCTGAATTAATGTTGAAAAGCTCTAATTGGCAAAATGCAATGGTAATTGGTGCAGAAGTATTATCAAAACTGATTGATTGGAAAGATCGAAGTACTGCCGTATTGTTCGGCGATGGGGCTGGCGGAGTGTTACTTCAAAAGACAACTACGGCAACTCCTTTAATTCTTGGCCGTGATCTCCATACATTTGGTGACTTGGGAGATAAAATTGTTGCGGGAAAAACAACGCCTAAAGCTGGCTTCCCTAAGCAACTAACATCCCTTTCACCTTTTGCGATGGCCGGCCGTGATGTATATCGTTTTGCCACTCATGAAGTACCGCGTTCAATTGCTTCTGCCGTTCAACAAGCTAATTTAAAATTAGATGATATTGATTATTTTTTATTACATCAGGCAAATGAACGGATAATTAATCAAATTGCAAAGAGACTAGGGCAACCAATTACAAAGTTTCCAATGAATATTAGTGAATATGGAAATACGGGCGCCGCTAGTGAACCAATTTTATTGACTCAAGCTGTTGCTCATGAACTGGTTAAACCAGGTAATATTATTGCAATGAGTGGTTTTGGCGGCGGTTTAAGTACAGGAACAATAATTTTAAACTATTAA
- a CDS encoding MarR family winged helix-turn-helix transcriptional regulator, with protein sequence MSKDNDYEKINKGLIKVYSGILWIEENELRKSTFNDLTIKEMHAIDAITMYNHQTISQVAEKLHLTPGTMTSMADRLIRKGYVERIRDKDDRRIVRLRLTKRGRVLYRAHRAFHNMMVERFLKGMNDEEMKVVKKALQNLEDFVDEHA encoded by the coding sequence ATGAGTAAAGATAATGATTACGAAAAAATCAATAAAGGATTAATCAAAGTCTATTCCGGAATTCTATGGATTGAAGAAAATGAGTTACGGAAAAGTACATTCAATGATTTAACAATTAAAGAGATGCATGCAATTGATGCAATTACGATGTATAACCATCAAACAATTTCTCAAGTAGCAGAAAAGCTTCATCTAACTCCAGGAACAATGACCTCAATGGCTGATCGTTTAATTCGAAAAGGATATGTTGAAAGAATTCGTGATAAAGATGATCGCCGCATTGTTCGGTTACGTTTAACCAAAAGAGGACGGGTACTATATCGTGCACATCGGGCCTTTCATAACATGATGGTTGAACGTTTTCTCAAAGGAATGAATGATGAAGAAATGAAGGTTGTTAAAAAAGCCTTGCAAAACTTAGAAGATTTTGTGGATGAGCATGCCTAG
- the fabZ gene encoding 3-hydroxyacyl-ACP dehydratase FabZ, which yields MAIMNAQEIMELIPNRYPICYIDYVDELVPEEKITATKNVTINESFFRGHFPNNPVMPGVLIIETLAQAASILILKSPHFYKKTAYLGAIHKARFRQMVRPGDVLKLNVVMKKVRSSMGIVETQALVNDKIACNAELVFIVAEREEKI from the coding sequence TTGGCAATAATGAATGCGCAGGAGATTATGGAATTAATTCCTAATCGATATCCGATTTGCTACATCGATTATGTAGACGAATTAGTTCCTGAAGAAAAGATTACCGCAACAAAAAATGTCACAATTAATGAATCATTTTTTCGCGGTCATTTTCCTAATAATCCTGTTATGCCTGGAGTTTTAATTATCGAAACATTGGCCCAAGCTGCTTCAATTTTGATATTAAAATCACCGCATTTTTATAAGAAAACAGCTTATCTTGGCGCAATTCATAAAGCGAGGTTTCGACAAATGGTCCGTCCTGGTGATGTATTAAAACTAAATGTTGTTATGAAAAAAGTTCGATCATCAATGGGAATTGTGGAAACACAAGCGCTTGTGAACGACAAAATAGCTTGTAATGCAGAACTTGTCTTTATCGTTGCTGAACGAGAAGAAAAGATTTAG
- the xerS gene encoding tyrosine recombinase XerS encodes MEADKYLKLIQEELQNLPDYVNEYYLGTNHAVTTTYQYLTEIRRFFDWLRSSGLVSVNSNKDLPIDTLANLRRSDVMLYIDYLQHTTNAQGRLNSPTSINRSINALRSLYKFLTVTADNNNGESYFDRNVMLKIDSLNDTKTLNYRAHTLASHMYRGQMKFDFITFIEEEYPNKCDKRALPSYKVNKERDIAIIALILGTGVRVSEAANVNLGDLNLKQSLLDVTRKGGQRDSVPIAPWAITYIKAYQAIRAQRYHALKKDTAFFLTVYHKQTRRMTANAIEKMVKKYSTAFGHPLTPHKLRHTLASEMYEVTKDQVLVAQQLGQKGTSATDLYTHVDQKQQRDALKEISETSYKKTNE; translated from the coding sequence ATGGAAGCAGATAAATATTTAAAGCTAATTCAAGAGGAGCTTCAGAACCTTCCTGATTATGTTAACGAGTATTATTTGGGGACCAACCATGCAGTCACAACAACCTATCAGTACTTAACTGAAATTCGGCGATTCTTTGATTGGTTACGGTCAAGTGGACTCGTCTCTGTTAACTCTAATAAGGACTTGCCAATTGATACGCTGGCTAATTTACGGCGTAGTGATGTAATGCTATATATCGATTATTTGCAGCATACTACCAATGCACAAGGACGGTTAAATTCTCCCACTTCAATTAATCGTTCTATTAACGCATTAAGGTCATTGTATAAATTTTTAACAGTCACCGCAGATAACAATAATGGCGAGTCTTATTTTGACCGTAATGTAATGTTGAAAATTGACTCCCTTAATGATACAAAAACATTAAATTATCGGGCGCATACGCTGGCTTCACACATGTACCGGGGACAAATGAAATTTGATTTTATCACTTTCATTGAAGAGGAATACCCTAATAAATGTGATAAAAGAGCCCTCCCCTCTTATAAAGTCAATAAGGAACGAGATATTGCAATTATTGCTCTTATTTTAGGAACAGGCGTCCGGGTATCCGAGGCAGCTAATGTAAACCTTGGGGATTTGAACTTAAAGCAATCACTGCTAGATGTAACAAGAAAAGGCGGCCAGAGAGATTCAGTACCAATTGCACCTTGGGCTATTACTTATATCAAAGCTTATCAAGCGATTCGTGCACAGCGATACCACGCTTTAAAAAAGGATACTGCTTTCTTCTTAACCGTTTATCACAAGCAAACTCGACGGATGACAGCTAATGCCATTGAAAAAATGGTCAAAAAGTATTCAACTGCATTTGGACATCCTCTTACTCCCCATAAATTACGCCATACCCTTGCTTCTGAAATGTATGAGGTAACGAAAGATCAGGTATTAGTAGCCCAACAGTTAGGACAAAAAGGAACATCTGCTACTGATCTATATACCCACGTTGACCAGAAACAGCAACGTGATGCTCTTAAAGAAATTAGTGAAACTTCATATAAAAAAACAAATGAATAA
- a CDS encoding patatin family protein, translated as MLYNAALVLEGGAFRGQYTAGIVDTFLAHHIEFRSVMGVSAGSLCGVNFVSKQYGRAANININHRHDRQYISMARVFKKQIINLDYLFEDHGYSWQNFNEAAYRRSASHFTAVATSVKTGKTVLFTDPVGEELTNALKASSSMPFLSDPQETSQGPCLDGGITDSIPFDIAQQQGYDKIVVVRTRDVNYRKKPSSSAVKKLYNMVYKDYPEFAKAGIDRPLLYNQQIAEINRLAREGRIFNIAPSKPIKIKRIEGNIKKIRALYETGRKEGEKIVPTLVDYLTN; from the coding sequence ATGTTATATAATGCAGCATTAGTTTTAGAAGGTGGCGCATTCCGTGGCCAATACACTGCCGGAATTGTTGATACATTTCTCGCTCACCATATTGAATTTCGAAGTGTAATGGGCGTTTCTGCGGGTTCGCTTTGTGGAGTTAATTTCGTCTCTAAGCAATATGGACGCGCTGCCAATATTAATATTAATCATCGGCACGATCGTCAATATATCTCGATGGCTCGCGTATTTAAAAAGCAAATAATCAATCTTGATTATCTTTTTGAGGATCACGGATATTCTTGGCAGAATTTTAACGAGGCAGCTTATCGGCGTTCAGCATCTCATTTCACAGCAGTCGCTACTTCTGTGAAAACAGGAAAAACAGTTTTGTTTACGGATCCTGTTGGTGAGGAACTAACCAATGCCCTCAAAGCTTCTTCTTCGATGCCCTTTCTTTCAGATCCACAGGAAACATCCCAAGGGCCTTGCCTTGATGGCGGGATTACAGATTCTATTCCATTTGATATTGCCCAACAACAAGGATATGACAAAATTGTTGTTGTCCGGACCAGAGATGTTAATTACCGGAAGAAGCCATCCAGTTCTGCTGTAAAGAAGTTATATAACATGGTATATAAAGATTATCCTGAATTTGCTAAAGCAGGGATCGATCGTCCCCTTCTCTACAACCAACAGATTGCTGAAATCAATCGCCTAGCTCGTGAAGGAAGGATCTTTAATATCGCTCCCTCTAAACCAATCAAGATTAAACGGATTGAAGGAAATATTAAGAAGATTCGAGCACTTTACGAAACTGGTCGGAAAGAAGGAGAAAAAATAGTTCCTACTTTAGTTGATTACCTCACAAACTAA
- a CDS encoding site-specific integrase, translating into MSTKKRVYIPKNKTNGQIKGKRKIWVENVKFLTLEEYDQLRETIKLHSRPELVNRNLLLIAIALNNGLRASDVVTLRVGHVLNKTKTRVIEQKTGKAKTLFWNNCLAEIIDYLNDLDYKDENDYLFPGKQEGHFSVHGFYEMLQRMARKTENNKIVAKIGTHSFRKTFGRQLYKKGVNVEIISQLFNHSSERNTRHYLGIEQEDLDKVVQNFKFE; encoded by the coding sequence ATGTCAACTAAAAAACGCGTTTATATTCCTAAAAATAAGACGAATGGTCAAATCAAGGGTAAACGGAAAATATGGGTAGAAAATGTTAAATTTTTGACTCTCGAAGAATATGATCAGTTACGTGAGACAATTAAATTGCATTCTCGTCCTGAATTAGTTAATCGTAACCTATTACTAATTGCGATTGCCCTTAATAACGGATTGCGAGCATCAGACGTTGTGACATTAAGGGTTGGTCATGTTCTAAACAAAACTAAAACCCGTGTTATTGAACAAAAAACTGGTAAAGCTAAAACCCTCTTTTGGAATAATTGCCTTGCCGAGATTATTGATTATCTTAATGACTTGGATTACAAAGATGAAAATGATTACCTTTTTCCCGGAAAACAAGAAGGCCATTTTTCGGTGCATGGCTTTTACGAGATGTTGCAACGAATGGCTAGAAAAACGGAAAATAATAAAATCGTTGCTAAGATTGGAACACACTCTTTTAGAAAAACTTTTGGTCGCCAACTCTATAAGAAGGGGGTTAACGTTGAAATCATTTCGCAGTTGTTTAATCACTCCTCCGAACGGAATACGCGCCACTATCTAGGGATTGAACAAGAAGACCTTGATAAAGTGGTTCAAAATTTCAAATTTGAATAG
- a CDS encoding DMT family transporter encodes MNIKSVPKKQLWGIELNLVSLLFSSISPVLNKFSLTSLSPVVGGIFTSAFAAIFTFATILITRQHVSLTNLKSLWLWLLGGTNAIGIILQYIALSTLSPITVTLIARMYLVYVFFLSYIFLKEKITKWDYLAIILCILGSFFISGSRLQFSDNLLGLICAFIYPLMYAANNIVAKYLVSDEEPNNVLFFNHFTSALLLFCYALITGTSFSHISSQAVAFNFGGAFFNGFMSLLLFYTSLQFITAGKANIVRALGPVIVIIYSSFFFPVQVTPSLVLGAILVILASTIVTFTRTNRE; translated from the coding sequence ATGAATATAAAAAGTGTTCCAAAGAAGCAACTATGGGGAATTGAATTAAATCTGGTTTCTCTCCTATTTAGTAGTATTAGTCCGGTTCTTAATAAATTTTCACTTACTAGCTTGAGTCCGGTTGTTGGGGGAATTTTCACTAGTGCGTTTGCTGCAATTTTTACTTTTGCAACAATCCTCATTACTCGTCAGCATGTTTCTTTAACCAATCTTAAGAGCCTGTGGTTATGGCTTTTGGGTGGAACAAATGCAATCGGAATTATTCTTCAATATATTGCTCTCTCAACCTTAAGTCCAATCACAGTTACTCTTATCGCTCGGATGTATTTAGTTTATGTTTTCTTCCTATCTTATATCTTCTTAAAGGAAAAGATTACAAAGTGGGATTACTTAGCAATTATTCTTTGCATTCTCGGTTCTTTCTTTATTTCAGGAAGCCGTCTTCAATTTAGTGATAACCTTCTTGGATTGATTTGTGCATTCATCTACCCACTAATGTATGCCGCCAACAATATCGTGGCTAAGTATCTAGTTAGTGATGAAGAGCCAAATAATGTCTTATTCTTTAACCATTTTACTTCGGCTCTTTTACTTTTCTGCTATGCTCTCATAACAGGAACGTCATTTAGCCATATTTCTAGTCAAGCAGTTGCATTTAACTTTGGTGGAGCATTCTTTAATGGCTTCATGTCACTACTTCTTTTCTATACTAGCTTACAGTTTATTACAGCTGGTAAAGCAAATATTGTTCGTGCACTTGGTCCAGTAATTGTTATTATTTACTCTTCATTTTTCTTTCCTGTTCAGGTAACTCCTTCCCTAGTTTTAGGAGCTATTTTAGTAATTTTAGCTAGTACAATTGTTACCTTTACAAGAACAAATCGCGAATAA
- a CDS encoding IS1182 family transposase codes for MYQNYTIGQTEFVLNYNYDLPQNHVARLISDFVDSIPQDVLLEDSGAATGRPLSHPAIMLKILLFAYSRQTYSGRKIEMMLDENLPMRWLAHDYTYSYHTINNFRRSQHASKLIKHAFVYFTMTLKDHGLIQNDAVFIDGTKVEADANKYSFTWRRAVEKYHAKLREKTSKLYEELVEKQVVQEMAPELVTSAEGMEVMEQELAEKITKLDEKIKQEPKIIKGGSVRKRRRRFLKKLRHQLSNDLIPRAQKYERAENIFQGRNSYSKTDHDATFMCMKEDPMMNRELKPGYNLQIATHKQFVLDYGLFSNPTDTRTLVPFLTQFHALDFFEHIVADAGYGSEYNYTMILDRFEKQPVIPYTTYQKEQKRKFKNDPTRSQNWEYNANDDYYIDHQGVRFSFYRYSKSTDKYGFKRDFKIYRADKHQLSVKLDELAKTPGGRQRYMKVNPTWNYYKAKVKDALSSDEGKAIYRRRKFDVEPVFGHMKRDFGIRRTHLRGQRAVENDIGLALMALNLTKFGQSISRLETNFINNLKSGL; via the coding sequence ATGTATCAAAATTATACCATAGGGCAAACCGAATTCGTACTAAACTATAACTATGATTTACCACAGAATCATGTTGCGCGACTAATTAGTGATTTTGTCGACTCGATTCCACAAGATGTGCTATTAGAAGATTCAGGAGCGGCTACCGGCCGCCCTTTATCGCATCCAGCAATTATGCTTAAGATTCTCTTGTTTGCCTACTCACGTCAAACTTATTCTGGAAGAAAGATTGAAATGATGTTGGATGAGAACCTGCCAATGCGTTGGTTAGCCCATGATTATACTTATAGCTACCATACCATCAATAACTTTCGCCGCAGTCAGCACGCTAGTAAGCTAATTAAACATGCCTTTGTCTACTTTACCATGACTTTGAAAGATCACGGACTAATTCAAAATGATGCAGTTTTTATCGATGGGACCAAGGTAGAAGCCGATGCCAATAAATATTCATTTACTTGGCGGCGGGCAGTTGAAAAGTATCACGCTAAGTTAAGAGAAAAGACAAGTAAGCTTTATGAGGAACTAGTAGAAAAGCAAGTGGTACAGGAAATGGCACCGGAGCTGGTTACTTCCGCCGAAGGCATGGAAGTAATGGAACAAGAACTGGCGGAGAAAATCACTAAATTAGATGAAAAGATTAAGCAAGAACCAAAAATCATCAAAGGGGGTTCAGTTAGAAAACGGCGCCGTCGTTTTCTAAAAAAGCTTCGTCACCAATTAAGCAACGACCTAATTCCGCGTGCCCAAAAGTATGAACGTGCTGAAAATATCTTCCAAGGTCGTAATAGCTATTCCAAAACTGACCACGATGCGACCTTTATGTGTATGAAGGAAGATCCGATGATGAATCGGGAGTTGAAGCCTGGCTATAACCTGCAAATCGCTACCCATAAGCAATTTGTGCTTGATTACGGGCTGTTTTCAAATCCAACTGACACCAGGACCTTAGTGCCATTCCTTACCCAGTTTCATGCTTTAGATTTCTTTGAACATATCGTCGCCGATGCAGGCTATGGAAGTGAGTACAATTACACAATGATTCTTGATCGGTTTGAAAAGCAGCCGGTTATCCCATACACAACCTATCAAAAGGAACAGAAACGTAAATTTAAAAACGATCCAACTAGGTCACAGAATTGGGAATATAACGCTAATGACGACTACTACATTGATCATCAAGGAGTTCGTTTTAGTTTTTATCGCTATAGTAAATCCACTGATAAGTATGGCTTTAAGCGTGACTTTAAAATCTATCGTGCTGATAAACATCAACTATCAGTTAAATTAGATGAACTAGCGAAGACACCAGGTGGTCGTCAACGTTATATGAAGGTTAACCCAACCTGGAATTATTATAAAGCTAAAGTTAAAGATGCCCTCTCAAGTGACGAAGGCAAGGCAATTTATCGTCGACGGAAGTTCGACGTTGAGCCAGTCTTTGGTCACATGAAGAGGGATTTTGGCATACGCCGAACTCATCTCCGTGGCCAACGGGCTGTGGAAAATGACATTGGGCTAGCCCTGATGGCATTAAATCTAACGAAATTTGGCCAATCAATTAGTCGATTGGAGACTAATTTCATAAATAATTTAAAATCCGGACTATGA
- the tnpA gene encoding IS200/IS605 family transposase, with amino-acid sequence MANKLNSLAHTKWLCKYHIVFIPKYRRKAIFNQYRRDLRDYIRLLCKYKGVEIIEGHMMPDHVHLLVSIPPKLSVSQFMGYLKGKSALMMFDRHANLKYKYGNRHFWAEGYYVSTVGLNESTIKKYIRDQEKHDIAMDKLTSVEYSDPFKGK; translated from the coding sequence ATGGCTAATAAATTAAATAGCTTAGCCCATACGAAGTGGTTATGTAAGTATCACATCGTATTCATACCAAAGTATAGACGTAAAGCGATCTTCAATCAATACCGAAGAGACCTGAGAGATTATATTCGTTTGTTGTGCAAATATAAGGGAGTAGAAATAATTGAAGGTCATATGATGCCAGATCATGTGCACTTGTTAGTAAGTATTCCGCCGAAACTAAGTGTCTCGCAGTTTATGGGATACTTAAAAGGGAAAAGTGCATTAATGATGTTTGATCGACATGCAAACTTAAAATACAAATATGGGAACCGACATTTTTGGGCTGAAGGCTACTATGTGAGTACAGTTGGATTAAATGAATCCACGATAAAGAAGTATATCCGAGATCAAGAGAAACATGATATAGCAATGGATAAGCTAACAAGTGTGGAATATTCGGACCCTTTTAAGGGTAAGTGA
- a CDS encoding Crp/Fnr family transcriptional regulator yields the protein MVVLGQMKVYKLNKDGKEHIIRIIGAGDYGGENYLFDLQNTTVYGIALTKTEVCILYKADFHKLLKIDHQVGQNLLKLNAKKSVELERQAQLLSFYRVDVRLVAYLEDLYNINEEENSITLPMSLKDLASYLGTSAESLSRYFKEFETKGWIERHYRKIIIKPAFWEEFK from the coding sequence ATTGTTGTTTTAGGCCAAATGAAAGTTTATAAGTTGAATAAAGATGGAAAAGAACATATTATCCGAATTATCGGCGCTGGAGATTACGGTGGGGAAAATTATTTGTTCGATCTGCAAAATACAACCGTTTACGGAATTGCTCTAACCAAGACTGAAGTATGCATCCTTTATAAAGCAGATTTTCATAAACTACTAAAAATAGACCATCAAGTTGGACAAAATCTTTTAAAATTAAATGCTAAAAAATCAGTTGAATTAGAAAGACAAGCACAATTACTATCTTTTTATCGTGTTGATGTTAGGTTAGTAGCCTATTTAGAAGATCTTTATAATATTAATGAAGAAGAAAATTCTATTACCCTACCGATGTCACTAAAAGACCTCGCAAGTTATTTAGGTACTAGTGCTGAAAGTCTCTCTCGTTATTTTAAGGAGTTTGAAACAAAGGGCTGGATCGAACGACATTACAGAAAAATTATTATAAAGCCGGCTTTTTGGGAGGAATTTAAGTAG
- the tnpB gene encoding IS66 family insertion sequence element accessory protein TnpB (TnpB, as the term is used for proteins encoded by IS66 family insertion elements, is considered an accessory protein, since TnpC, encoded by a neighboring gene, is a DDE family transposase.) has product MLVNWHDPHHIYLVCGKTDMRKGIDGLLMVIAENYGLELYSNSLFLFCGGRNDRFKGLFWDGEGFIMLYKRFENGRLSWPRNSNEAKKLSAQQLDWLLQGLNPFPIRKIQAARPGSFY; this is encoded by the coding sequence ATGCTCGTTAATTGGCATGATCCACATCATATCTATTTAGTCTGCGGAAAAACCGACATGCGAAAGGGCATTGATGGGCTCTTAATGGTGATTGCCGAAAACTATGGATTAGAATTATATAGCAATTCGCTTTTCTTATTTTGCGGTGGACGTAATGATCGCTTTAAAGGATTGTTTTGGGATGGTGAGGGCTTTATTATGCTCTATAAACGGTTTGAAAATGGCCGCCTTAGTTGGCCGAGAAACAGTAATGAAGCAAAAAAATTATCCGCTCAACAGCTCGACTGGTTATTGCAAGGACTGAATCCATTCCCAATTCGTAAAATTCAAGCTGCTCGGCCGGGAAGCTTTTATTGA
- the tnpC gene encoding IS66 family transposase, translated as MKQTAEEQIKELKQQLADANEKIAQLMAIIKLQRNQIFGKKTEIMESVVNGQQSLFSEQEMDQLQDPDISVTKVTEKKIKQVVRHRKAKQSGQRTTFLDGLPQVNEVISLKDTNCPHCHQLMKRIGQHIYSREARLKLAELYCVNLIQETYKCDECINSNGSEVLISSEMPQSLLPHSYFSSTILAKVAELKFNLALPFHRQIKLWQAIGLQVDARLLAANIIKVSQTYLEPLYDYLQGLVKTEPVIHMDETPFKVIDESNGNGYFWVTRSTKEFSKHQITMFHYYNTRAGKTIGQILGQQYSGVIMCDGYGGYSDRLYPQAKFGSCLVHIRREFYRITCLLKKEQLKNSKAYQVLQLMRPFFHEEKQLAYHTHKEKLVQRRLHVKPLMDKLYAYLENINFPQGRLRAAINNALKLKTRVYRIFEDGRVPLTNNPVEQAIRPSTLIRKNSLFAKSTAGAQANAIFYTLVATANQNHLNIYKYFKYLFDHLLNRKDEGLEAYLPWSKKVQTECHK; from the coding sequence TTGAAACAAACAGCAGAAGAACAAATTAAAGAACTTAAACAGCAATTAGCTGATGCCAATGAAAAAATTGCTCAATTAATGGCAATCATTAAACTTCAGCGGAACCAAATCTTTGGGAAAAAAACTGAAATAATGGAGTCCGTAGTGAATGGACAACAATCATTATTTAGTGAGCAAGAAATGGATCAACTTCAAGATCCTGATATTTCAGTCACGAAAGTGACTGAAAAGAAGATAAAGCAAGTGGTGCGTCACCGGAAAGCAAAGCAATCTGGCCAGCGGACCACTTTTTTAGATGGCTTACCACAGGTTAACGAAGTCATCTCATTAAAAGATACTAACTGTCCTCACTGTCATCAATTAATGAAAAGAATAGGTCAACACATTTATAGTCGAGAAGCTCGGTTAAAGCTAGCTGAATTATATTGTGTGAACTTGATTCAAGAAACATATAAGTGTGATGAGTGTATTAATTCTAATGGTAGCGAGGTATTAATTAGTAGCGAGATGCCCCAAAGTCTTTTACCGCATAGTTACTTTTCGAGTACTATTTTAGCAAAAGTAGCAGAATTGAAGTTTAATCTTGCATTACCGTTTCATCGTCAAATTAAGCTTTGGCAAGCCATCGGCTTACAAGTTGATGCCCGACTATTGGCAGCGAACATCATTAAAGTTAGTCAAACTTACCTTGAACCACTGTATGATTATTTACAAGGATTAGTTAAAACAGAACCGGTAATTCATATGGATGAAACACCATTTAAAGTAATTGATGAATCTAATGGAAATGGCTATTTTTGGGTAACGCGATCAACGAAAGAATTCAGTAAACATCAAATTACCATGTTTCATTACTATAATACCCGAGCAGGCAAAACTATTGGACAAATTCTTGGTCAGCAATATAGTGGAGTGATTATGTGTGATGGCTATGGTGGATATAGTGATCGATTATATCCTCAAGCAAAGTTTGGGTCATGTTTAGTTCATATTCGACGTGAATTTTACCGCATTACATGTTTATTGAAAAAGGAGCAATTGAAGAATTCCAAAGCATACCAAGTTTTACAACTAATGCGACCATTTTTTCACGAAGAGAAACAATTAGCATATCACACTCATAAGGAAAAGCTAGTGCAACGTCGGTTGCACGTAAAACCCTTGATGGATAAGCTCTATGCCTATTTAGAAAACATTAACTTTCCTCAAGGACGTTTAAGAGCCGCCATTAACAATGCTTTAAAGTTAAAAACACGAGTGTATCGAATTTTTGAAGATGGCCGAGTACCATTAACAAATAATCCTGTTGAACAAGCGATTCGTCCATCAACTCTTATTCGAAAGAATAGTTTATTTGCGAAAAGTACTGCCGGAGCTCAGGCAAATGCCATTTTCTATACTTTGGTGGCAACTGCAAACCAGAACCATTTAAATATCTACAAATACTTTAAGTATCTTTTTGATCACTTACTAAACCGCAAGGACGAAGGACTTGAGGCTTATTTACCATGGTCAAAAAAAGTCCAAACAGAATGCCATAAATAA